Genomic DNA from Paenibacillus donghaensis:
GTCTCCGAACTGCTGCTCCGTCACCGTAGTCTTCTGGACGTCATCTCCAAAAACGGCCAGAGCAGCGCATCCGTCAACCGGGCAGTCGTCAAAGCGATTACCGAATGCGGCTGCATTCAGCTGCACGCCACCAAGCAGGTATTTGAACCCGCTCTTGGCATGGAACAGGCCAAAGAGCTTGCCGGCACTCATGTGGAAGGACAGCTGTGTGAGAATTGCCGTGAAGTGATCGGCTCCGAACTGGGCCGTGAATTGTTCTACATGTCTGCTCTCTGCAATCTGCTTGACATCAATATGGACGAGATTGTTGTGAAGGAATCACAGAAATGCGCCACGCTCGGCTTATTTAATCTCTCCTGATCTCTTCATTAGGCAAACACAAGTGGAAACGTCGCCGTCCTTTTTAAAGGACGGCGACGTTTCAGCGAGAAATAGAAGGATAATTTATGGCGTGCAGCATATAAATTCTTTTATTTTAAATAAGGCTATGCTGCCCTCGGGGCGACATAGCCTTATTATGTTAATCTTCATATTTAACCGTTCTTGGAGTGATATACCTTATCCTCCGATCGTCTTCTGCGGCGGTGGCGGCGGCGTGCCGACAGCCGGGCAACATTCTGCCTGAAGCCATATAAGGCATACAAGGCAAGCAAGACGAAGATCAGCTTGGCGATCTGCTCCGGAAAGACTACGGCAACAGCGACAGCAACCACGATAACGAGCGGTGTGCCTACAACTGCTTTTTTGGGCAAACCGATCTTCTTGAAATTAGGATATTTAACCGTGCTGACCATCAGGTAGGATAAGAGCAGTGTAGCTACAATCATAAACGGAGCGGAAACATCCTTATGGAACAGAGCTAATGTGGCAAGCACGCCACCGGCAGCAGGAATAGGCAATCCGACGAAATAGCCGGGAATTCCAGGGCGTACATTAAAGCGGGCCAGCCGAAGCGCTCCGAACACCGGGAAGATTGCAGTTACTGTCCAGCCCAGTGCAGAATTCAAATCCTGCAGACTGGTTATATACATAATCACCGCCGGCGCTACCCCAAAGGATACTACATCCGACAATGAATCCAATTCCTTACCAAATTCACTTTCGCATTTCAGGGCACGCGCTACCCGGCCATCCAGACCATCAAGCAGCATCGCAATGATCACCATGATAGCAGCCATGCTAAGCTTCCCGTCAAATGCCATCATGATCGCAAACATTCCAAGTATCAGGTTACCAATGGTAAAAAGACTCGGAATTGATTTTTGTATCATTTCTTCACCTCTGTATTCTTACTTTAAATCTTCCTGCTCAACATTACGTGATTGTATGTTATTTACATTTGTCTGTCAATAAGAACTTGCTTCTGCAGGCGCTTCAGTCCATCCTGAATGTTGCGGGCACGCACCTCCCCGATTCCGTCCACCTCATCCAGCTCAGCAATGCTTGCTGTCATCAGGTTAGGCAGCCTTTCGAAACGCTCCACCAAATTGTGAATGATTACATTGGGGAGCCGTGGAATTTTGTTCAATAACCGGTAGCCGCGCGGAGTTACGATCTCTTCGGAAGCAACCGCCGTTGAAGAATGGCCCAGCAGGCGGGCAATATGATTATCGTCCATTAATTCATCATCGCTTGCCCGCTTGAGACCGGCGATAATTTCGCGGATCTTGTCCTCTTGCTCTTCTCT
This window encodes:
- a CDS encoding DUF1573 domain-containing protein, yielding MSAPSLQAFQDQVSELLLRHRSLLDVISKNGQSSASVNRAVVKAITECGCIQLHATKQVFEPALGMEQAKELAGTHVEGQLCENCREVIGSELGRELFYMSALCNLLDINMDEIVVKESQKCATLGLFNLS
- the pssA gene encoding CDP-diacylglycerol--serine O-phosphatidyltransferase: MIQKSIPSLFTIGNLILGMFAIMMAFDGKLSMAAIMVIIAMLLDGLDGRVARALKCESEFGKELDSLSDVVSFGVAPAVIMYITSLQDLNSALGWTVTAIFPVFGALRLARFNVRPGIPGYFVGLPIPAAGGVLATLALFHKDVSAPFMIVATLLLSYLMVSTVKYPNFKKIGLPKKAVVGTPLVIVVAVAVAVVFPEQIAKLIFVLLALYALYGFRQNVARLSARRRHRRRRRSEDKVYHSKNG